In one Flavobacteriales bacterium genomic region, the following are encoded:
- a CDS encoding arginine decarboxylase produces MKTRYIDLIEQTFDFPKDEFKLDGDNLIWNDLPLMDLLRKHGTPLRISYLPKIGEKIEMARASFAKAFAAHDYQGRYEYFYCTKSNHFSYVIDKVLDKGVNLETSSAYDLEMIELLIERGRITKDSTILCNGFKDERYIKGIGRLANRGYKVVPIIDNMGEIYALDEVIEGTCDIGIRIAAEEAPKFEFYTSRLGIGYKDIIPFYMRNISKQKKFRLKLMHFFINTGITDTAYYWNELSKCVNVYCDLWKLCRTLDTLDIGGGLPIKNSLNFSFDTDYMIGEIVGRIKDVCEENKVQEPNIFSEFGSFTVSDSGATFFSIVYQKKQNEKERWNMIDGSFMTTLPDTWAISKRFIMLPINNWHDEYERVFLGGMTCDSDDYYNSEQHINAIYLPKYSEDKRQYIGYFNTGAYQDTLGGFGGIQHCLIPKPKHVLIDRRPDGTLVDTVFADTQSAERMLQLLGYLPLEEPVRK; encoded by the coding sequence ATGAAGACCCGCTACATCGACCTCATCGAGCAGACCTTCGACTTCCCGAAGGATGAGTTCAAGCTCGACGGCGACAACCTGATCTGGAACGACCTGCCGCTCATGGACCTGCTGCGGAAGCACGGCACGCCCCTGCGGATCAGCTACCTGCCCAAGATCGGCGAGAAGATCGAGATGGCCCGCGCCAGCTTCGCCAAGGCCTTCGCCGCGCACGATTATCAAGGACGCTACGAGTACTTCTACTGCACCAAGAGCAACCACTTCAGCTACGTCATCGACAAGGTGCTGGACAAGGGCGTGAACCTGGAGACCAGCAGCGCCTACGACCTGGAGATGATCGAGCTGCTCATCGAGCGCGGCCGCATCACCAAGGACAGCACCATCCTGTGCAACGGCTTCAAGGATGAGCGCTACATCAAGGGCATCGGCCGCCTGGCCAACCGCGGCTACAAGGTGGTGCCCATCATCGACAACATGGGCGAGATCTACGCGCTGGACGAGGTGATCGAGGGCACCTGCGACATCGGCATCCGCATCGCCGCCGAGGAGGCGCCCAAGTTCGAGTTCTACACCAGCCGCCTGGGAATCGGGTACAAGGACATCATCCCCTTCTACATGCGGAACATCAGCAAGCAGAAGAAGTTCCGCCTGAAGCTGATGCACTTCTTCATCAACACCGGCATCACCGACACCGCCTACTACTGGAATGAGCTCAGCAAGTGCGTGAACGTCTATTGCGATCTGTGGAAGCTCTGCCGCACGCTGGACACCCTTGACATCGGCGGCGGCCTGCCCATCAAGAACAGCCTCAACTTCAGCTTCGACACCGACTACATGATCGGCGAGATCGTGGGGCGCATCAAGGACGTGTGCGAGGAGAACAAGGTGCAGGAGCCCAACATCTTCAGCGAGTTCGGCAGCTTCACCGTGAGCGACAGCGGCGCCACCTTCTTCAGCATCGTGTACCAGAAGAAGCAGAACGAGAAGGAGCGCTGGAACATGATCGATGGGAGCTTCATGACCACGCTCCCCGACACCTGGGCCATCAGCAAGCGCTTCATCATGCTGCCCATCAACAACTGGCACGACGAGTACGAGCGCGTGTTCCTCGGCGGCATGACCTGCGACAGCGACGATTACTACAACAGCGAGCAGCACATCAACGCCATCTACCTCCCCAAGTACAGCGAGGACAAGCGGCAGTACATCGGCTACTTCAACACCGGCGCCTACCAGGACACCCTGGGCGGCTTCGGCGGCATCCAGCACTGCCTCATCCCCAAGCCCAAGCACGTGCTCATCGACCGCCGGCCCGACGGCACACTGGTCGACACCGTCTTCGCCGACACACAGAGCGCCGAGCGCATGCTGCAGCTGCTGGGCTACCTGCCCCTGGAGGAACCGGTCCGCAAGTAG
- a CDS encoding deoxyhypusine synthase family protein, with product MSQPRPVSAFIEKHFLHFNAAALVDAAKGYKEHLGKGRKMMITLAGAMSTGELGKILAEMIRQGKVDIISCTGANLEEDVMNLVAHDHYERIPHYRDLTPEQERALLDRGMNRVTDTCIPEHEAFRRLEKHVLDLWTADDKSGNRRFPHEYFYEMIRSGVLQQYYQIDPKDSWMVAAAERNLPIICPGWEDSTLGNIFAGHCITGDCKPSMMKSGIEYMMFLAEWYTANCGKDGIGFFQIGGGIAGDFPICVVPMLHQDLQRDSIPFWSYFCQISDSTTSYGSYSGAVPNEKITWGKLDIDTPKYIIESDATIVAPLIFAYVLDM from the coding sequence ATGAGCCAGCCACGCCCCGTCTCCGCCTTCATCGAGAAGCACTTCCTGCACTTCAACGCCGCGGCCTTGGTGGATGCGGCCAAGGGCTACAAGGAGCACCTCGGCAAGGGCCGCAAGATGATGATCACCCTGGCCGGCGCCATGAGCACCGGCGAGCTGGGCAAGATCCTGGCAGAGATGATACGCCAGGGAAAGGTGGACATCATCAGCTGCACCGGCGCCAACCTGGAGGAGGACGTGATGAACCTGGTGGCGCACGACCATTACGAGCGCATCCCCCATTACCGCGACCTGACCCCGGAGCAGGAGCGTGCCCTGCTGGACCGCGGCATGAACCGGGTCACCGACACCTGCATCCCCGAGCATGAGGCCTTCCGGCGCCTGGAGAAGCACGTGCTCGACCTCTGGACCGCCGACGACAAGAGCGGCAACCGCCGGTTCCCCCACGAGTACTTCTATGAGATGATCCGCAGCGGCGTGCTCCAGCAGTACTACCAGATCGATCCGAAGGACAGCTGGATGGTTGCGGCCGCCGAGCGGAACCTGCCGATCATCTGCCCGGGCTGGGAGGACAGCACCCTGGGCAACATCTTCGCCGGCCATTGCATCACGGGCGACTGCAAGCCCTCCATGATGAAGAGCGGCATCGAGTACATGATGTTCCTGGCCGAGTGGTATACCGCCAACTGCGGGAAGGATGGCATCGGCTTCTTCCAGATCGGCGGCGGCATCGCGGGCGACTTCCCCATCTGCGTCGTCCCCATGCTCCATCAGGACCTCCAGCGCGACAGCATCCCTTTCTGGAGCTACTTCTGCCAGATCAGCGACAGCACCACCAGCTATGGCAGCTACAGCGGCGCCGTGCCCAACGAGAAGATCACCTGGGGCAAGCTGGACATCGACACGCCGAAGTACATCATCGAAAGTGATGCTACTATTGTGGCGCCCCTCATCTTCGCCTACGTCCTGGACATGTGA
- a CDS encoding VOC family protein translates to MKGTFHLAFATTDLKRMKAFYGKFLGLKEGRSAKTWVDYDFFGHQLTIQEVPVTYRTARIYNPESNVPSDHWGVVLSMADWKKLRDKLKKLGHPFHIEPRTVMKGQVGEQVSMFIEDPDGHAIEFKAFDDEDDLFRKA, encoded by the coding sequence ATGAAAGGCACCTTCCACCTCGCCTTCGCCACCACGGACCTGAAGCGCATGAAGGCCTTCTACGGCAAGTTCCTCGGCTTGAAGGAAGGGCGCAGCGCCAAGACCTGGGTCGATTACGACTTCTTCGGCCACCAACTCACCATCCAGGAGGTACCGGTGACCTACCGCACCGCGCGCATATACAACCCCGAATCGAACGTGCCCAGCGACCACTGGGGCGTCGTGCTCTCCATGGCGGATTGGAAGAAGCTGCGCGACAAGCTCAAGAAGCTGGGCCATCCCTTCCACATCGAACCGCGAACGGTGATGAAGGGGCAAGTGGGCGAGCAGGTGAGCATGTTCATCGAGGACCCCGATGGGCATGCGATCGAGTTCAAGGCGTTCGACGACGAAGACGACCTGTTCAGGAAGGCGTGA
- a CDS encoding LexA family transcriptional regulator translates to MANAVFGSNIKLLRTRRGRSQEEVAIALDVKRSSYSGYENGSAEPSFDLLVRLSEYYKVSIDKLLRDDLTQLSESQLGILERGGDIDLSGRRLRVLATTVDKQDRENVELVPEKAKAGYALGYADPEYISILPTFQMPFLAKDRKYRTFQISGDSMPPVADGSWVTGEYVQNWQTIRDGQPYVVVTKDDGIVFKVVYNQLKEKGSLLLCSTNPLYAPYEVPVTNVLEIWKFVHFISAELPEPNMSRDELARSVVELRKEVGQLRLAMEQQGRLAF, encoded by the coding sequence ATGGCAAACGCAGTCTTCGGAAGCAACATCAAGCTCCTGCGCACCCGTCGCGGCCGCTCGCAGGAGGAAGTGGCCATCGCCCTCGACGTGAAGCGGTCGAGCTACAGCGGCTATGAGAACGGCAGCGCCGAGCCCAGCTTCGACCTGCTGGTGCGGCTCAGCGAGTACTACAAGGTGAGCATCGACAAGCTGCTGCGCGACGACCTCACCCAGCTCAGCGAGAGCCAGCTCGGAATCCTGGAGCGCGGCGGCGACATCGATCTGAGCGGCCGGCGCCTGCGCGTGCTGGCGACCACGGTGGACAAGCAGGACCGGGAGAATGTGGAGCTGGTGCCCGAGAAGGCCAAGGCCGGCTACGCGCTGGGCTACGCTGACCCGGAGTACATCAGCATCCTGCCCACCTTCCAGATGCCCTTCCTCGCGAAGGACCGCAAGTACCGCACCTTCCAGATCAGCGGCGATAGCATGCCGCCCGTGGCCGATGGTTCGTGGGTGACCGGCGAGTACGTGCAGAACTGGCAGACGATCCGCGACGGCCAGCCCTACGTCGTGGTCACCAAGGACGATGGAATCGTCTTCAAGGTGGTGTACAACCAGCTGAAGGAGAAGGGCAGCCTGCTGCTCTGCAGCACCAACCCGCTCTATGCGCCCTATGAAGTGCCCGTGACCAATGTGCTCGAGATCTGGAAGTTCGTGCACTTCATCAGCGCCGAGCTGCCCGAGCCCAACATGAGCCGCGACGAACTGGCCCGCAGCGTGGTGGAGCTGCGCAAGGAGGTGGGGCAGCTGCGCCTGGCCATGGAGCAGCAGGGGAGATTGGCGTTCTGA
- a CDS encoding ORF6N domain-containing protein, which translates to METVMPLTDTLAMEPRAGYGLAPPADEAITGRIHDIRGRKVMLDRDLAELYGVETKQLKRQVRRNLSRFPEDFMFELSKEENEILRSRSGTSSWGGVRYAPLVFTEQGVAMLSSVLGSEQAIQVSIHVIRVFARMREVLLAQQDLLRRLEALEERVSGHDEEIQALFNHLTAMVSGTEQSRRAIGFKPGES; encoded by the coding sequence GTGGAAACGGTCATGCCGCTGACGGATACCCTGGCAATGGAGCCGCGGGCCGGCTATGGTCTTGCTCCACCGGCCGACGAGGCCATCACGGGCCGCATCCATGATATCCGTGGCCGCAAAGTGATGCTGGACCGGGACTTGGCCGAGCTCTACGGCGTGGAGACCAAGCAGCTCAAGCGGCAGGTGCGGCGCAACCTGTCCCGTTTCCCAGAGGATTTCATGTTCGAACTCTCCAAAGAGGAGAACGAGATCTTGAGGAGCCGATCTGGCACCTCAAGCTGGGGCGGGGTGCGCTATGCTCCCTTGGTTTTCACCGAGCAGGGCGTGGCCATGCTGTCCAGCGTACTTGGCAGTGAACAGGCCATTCAAGTCAGTATCCATGTCATCCGAGTCTTCGCACGCATGCGGGAGGTCCTCCTTGCCCAGCAGGATCTCTTGCGGAGGCTGGAGGCATTGGAAGAGCGCGTGAGCGGCCACGACGAGGAGATCCAAGCCCTCTTCAACCACCTGACCGCCATGGTTTCCGGCACGGAGCAATCGCGCAGGGCCATTGGCTTCAAGCCCGGCGAATCCTAG
- a CDS encoding AAA family ATPase, translated as MKPQIAVPHEAHIETEMAALAARFVNSTNRHVFLTGKAGTGKTTFLHKLAASTHKRYVILAPTGIAALNAKGVTIHSQFLLPFGAFLPEKQRPLDIPEGAYHDQDTLTRRHPLNALRRNVLREVDLLIIDEVSMLRADVLDAIDFRMRAVRQNRRESFGGAQVLLIGDLYQLPPVVKDDEWRVMQRYYASMHFFESLVLKQHGYAHIELDRIFRQQDDRFIRILNNLRDNRVQPQDVAELNAHYRPAISQADSAGVITLTTHNYKADEINQQALAQLTGKAHAYEASIEGEFPQSMYPVLERIELKAGAQIMFVKNDPDRMYFNGKLARVEQLDDDGITVRMYDGVGDALSPTTYKLKRETWENKRYVVNAATKEQEEEVLGTFEQYPIKLAWAITVHKSQGLTFSRAIIDVGQAFAPGQVYVALSRLRSLDGLILRTRIDPSVVSSDKDVVAFTQRGEQQEPLPDQLKAKQREYLQQLLTSTFDLSELLRKVEWTQKDHPETAQFEEESMKTALQVLRDTLRGEEENTRKFQGQLMRLLFEDKRDELLVRIEKGGAYYGDLLQAQMKALFRHMAQAELLSRTKEYTNALKEIDGMLMKRIATIAKVGYITRCILSGEEIQRQKAIEQGLAAKRAAMVGEARAWAEEHRPKGKTGKRRKRKTDDAAPGEDTGIESQGRPAKGATYATTYVLVKEGLTLEQIAQKRQMAKSTIEGHIARGIAEGEIGIEGLMPDSERDLIADWMRENPSKGLNEAAGYFEGRFGYGQLRMVQAWVKREAAEG; from the coding sequence GTGAAGCCACAGATCGCTGTTCCCCACGAAGCTCACATCGAGACCGAGATGGCCGCCTTGGCCGCGCGCTTCGTCAACAGCACCAATCGCCACGTCTTCCTCACCGGAAAGGCGGGCACCGGAAAGACCACCTTCCTGCACAAGCTGGCCGCCAGCACCCACAAGCGCTACGTAATCCTGGCGCCCACGGGCATCGCGGCGCTCAATGCGAAAGGGGTCACCATCCACAGCCAGTTCCTGCTGCCCTTCGGGGCCTTCCTGCCCGAGAAGCAACGGCCGTTGGACATCCCCGAAGGCGCCTACCACGACCAGGATACGCTCACGCGCCGGCACCCCCTCAACGCGCTGCGGCGGAACGTGCTGCGCGAGGTGGACCTGCTCATCATCGACGAGGTGAGCATGCTCCGGGCCGATGTGCTCGACGCCATCGACTTCCGCATGCGCGCCGTGCGCCAGAACCGCCGCGAGAGCTTCGGCGGCGCGCAGGTGCTGCTCATCGGCGACCTGTACCAGCTGCCGCCCGTGGTGAAGGACGACGAGTGGCGGGTGATGCAGCGGTACTACGCGAGCATGCATTTCTTCGAGAGCCTGGTGCTGAAGCAGCATGGCTACGCGCACATCGAGCTCGACCGCATCTTCCGCCAGCAGGACGACCGCTTCATCCGCATCCTCAACAACCTGCGCGACAACCGGGTGCAGCCCCAGGATGTGGCTGAGCTGAACGCGCACTACCGCCCCGCCATCAGCCAGGCCGACAGCGCGGGCGTCATCACCCTCACCACGCACAACTACAAGGCCGACGAGATCAACCAGCAGGCGCTGGCCCAGCTGACGGGCAAGGCCCACGCCTACGAGGCCAGCATCGAAGGCGAATTCCCGCAGAGCATGTACCCGGTCCTGGAGCGCATCGAGCTCAAGGCGGGCGCGCAGATCATGTTCGTGAAGAACGATCCGGACAGGATGTACTTCAACGGCAAGCTGGCGCGCGTGGAGCAGCTTGATGACGATGGCATCACCGTGCGCATGTACGATGGGGTGGGGGATGCGCTCTCCCCCACAACCTACAAGCTCAAGCGGGAGACCTGGGAGAACAAGCGCTACGTGGTGAACGCGGCCACGAAGGAGCAGGAAGAGGAGGTGCTGGGCACCTTCGAGCAATACCCCATCAAGCTCGCTTGGGCCATCACGGTGCACAAGAGCCAGGGCCTCACCTTCAGCAGGGCCATCATCGACGTGGGGCAGGCCTTCGCGCCGGGACAGGTGTACGTGGCGCTATCGCGCCTGCGATCCCTCGACGGGCTGATACTGCGCACGCGCATCGACCCCTCGGTGGTGAGCAGCGACAAGGATGTGGTGGCCTTCACCCAGCGGGGCGAGCAGCAGGAGCCTTTGCCGGACCAGCTGAAGGCGAAGCAGCGCGAGTACCTGCAGCAGCTGCTCACAAGCACCTTCGACCTCAGCGAGCTGCTGCGCAAGGTGGAGTGGACCCAGAAGGACCACCCGGAGACCGCCCAGTTCGAGGAGGAAAGCATGAAGACCGCGCTGCAGGTGCTGCGCGACACCCTGCGGGGCGAGGAGGAGAACACGCGCAAGTTCCAGGGCCAGCTCATGCGGTTGCTCTTCGAGGACAAGCGCGATGAGCTGCTGGTGCGCATCGAGAAGGGCGGCGCCTACTACGGCGACCTGCTGCAGGCGCAGATGAAGGCCCTTTTCCGGCACATGGCGCAGGCTGAGCTGCTGAGCCGAACGAAGGAGTACACCAATGCGCTGAAGGAGATCGACGGCATGCTGATGAAGCGCATCGCCACCATCGCCAAGGTGGGCTACATCACGCGCTGCATCCTCAGCGGCGAGGAGATTCAGCGGCAGAAGGCGATCGAGCAGGGCCTGGCCGCGAAGCGCGCCGCCATGGTGGGCGAGGCGCGTGCCTGGGCTGAGGAGCACCGGCCCAAGGGCAAGACGGGAAAGCGGCGCAAGCGCAAGACGGATGACGCTGCTCCTGGTGAGGATACGGGCATCGAATCACAGGGTCGACCCGCTAAGGGTGCCACCTACGCCACCACCTACGTCTTGGTGAAGGAGGGCCTCACGCTGGAGCAGATCGCGCAGAAGAGGCAGATGGCGAAGAGCACCATCGAGGGGCATATCGCACGCGGCATCGCTGAAGGTGAAATCGGGATCGAGGGCCTGATGCCCGATTCGGAGCGCGACCTCATCGCCGATTGGATGCGCGAGAATCCTTCCAAGGGACTGAATGAGGCGGCGGGCTACTTTGAGGGGCGCTTCGGTTACGGGCAGCTGAGGATGGTGCAGGCGTGGGTGAAGCGGGAGGCTGCTGAAGGCTGA
- the ytxJ gene encoding bacillithiol system redox-active protein YtxJ codes for MNWTALTDEAQLDAIDQQSAERPVLIFKHSTRCSISSAALNRLESAWGAADEDLGAIYLLDLIRHRGISNAIADRYGVQHESPQVLVIRHGRCVHHASHFGITCAGSKEALHTAGLPA; via the coding sequence ATGAATTGGACCGCCCTTACCGACGAGGCGCAGCTCGACGCCATCGACCAGCAATCCGCCGAGCGACCGGTGCTCATCTTCAAGCACAGCACGCGATGCAGCATCAGCAGCGCCGCGCTGAACCGCCTAGAGAGCGCATGGGGCGCAGCTGACGAAGACTTGGGCGCCATCTACCTGCTCGACCTCATCCGCCATCGCGGCATCTCGAATGCCATCGCCGACCGCTACGGGGTGCAGCACGAATCGCCGCAGGTGCTGGTGATCCGCCATGGTCGCTGCGTCCACCATGCCTCGCACTTCGGCATCACCTGCGCCGGAAGCAAGGAAGCCCTGCATACGGCAGGGCTTCCGGCATAG
- a CDS encoding T9SS type A sorting domain-containing protein: MKQFLALLAFAGLLSAEAQTFTTWRMAEGLPTDDLRDVAVAPNGTIWLATGAGVVSFNGSTFTTYTAATSPGLVNDDVYAIAVMSNGDVWAGTDFGASRYDGSSWTAFTTADGLGDNEVKNIKQAPNNDIWFATINGATRRTGAGDFTAFGSPDIPFGGATHVAFASNGDVLLGGGLGGVIVYNGSAFTAITMADGLLSNRIRSIAVDAQQSKWVGTAEGVSVLDASNVHSADHEHVFILPPPDELNPITDMLVDNAGRIWAGVYVDYLVTVGGVSVYANGAWSQYEEPDGLAGPNVRRLAKDASNSIWVATSTGLTRISNITIGIDERTAGRFRLFPNPASTMVEVALEAPEVNAPAEVLDASGRAVLTERVSGQRLRFDVSVLKAGLYVMRIGDEAVRFAVER, encoded by the coding sequence ATGAAACAGTTCCTCGCCCTGCTTGCCTTCGCCGGGCTGCTCTCCGCCGAAGCCCAGACCTTCACCACGTGGCGCATGGCCGAGGGCCTGCCCACGGATGACCTGCGCGATGTGGCGGTGGCGCCGAATGGCACCATCTGGCTCGCGACCGGCGCCGGCGTGGTGAGCTTCAACGGAAGCACCTTCACCACCTACACGGCGGCCACCAGTCCTGGCCTGGTGAATGATGATGTGTACGCCATCGCCGTGATGAGCAACGGCGATGTCTGGGCCGGCACCGACTTCGGGGCGAGCCGCTACGATGGATCGTCGTGGACCGCCTTCACCACCGCCGATGGCCTTGGCGACAACGAGGTCAAGAACATCAAGCAGGCGCCCAACAACGACATCTGGTTCGCCACCATCAACGGCGCCACCCGGCGCACCGGCGCCGGCGACTTCACGGCCTTCGGCTCACCGGATATCCCCTTCGGCGGCGCCACGCACGTGGCCTTCGCCAGCAATGGCGATGTGCTCCTAGGCGGCGGCCTGGGCGGCGTGATCGTGTACAACGGTAGTGCCTTCACGGCCATCACAATGGCGGACGGGCTCTTGAGCAACCGCATCCGCAGCATTGCCGTGGATGCGCAGCAGAGCAAATGGGTGGGCACCGCCGAGGGCGTCTCCGTGCTGGATGCCTCCAACGTGCACAGCGCTGACCATGAGCATGTCTTCATCCTGCCGCCGCCCGATGAGCTGAATCCCATCACCGACATGCTGGTGGACAATGCGGGCCGCATCTGGGCCGGTGTGTATGTGGACTACCTGGTGACGGTGGGCGGGGTGAGCGTGTACGCCAACGGCGCCTGGAGCCAGTACGAGGAGCCCGATGGCCTCGCGGGGCCGAACGTGCGCCGTCTGGCCAAGGATGCGAGCAACAGCATCTGGGTGGCCACCAGCACGGGTCTCACGCGCATCAGCAACATCACCATCGGCATCGATGAGCGCACTGCGGGTCGCTTCCGGCTCTTCCCGAACCCTGCGAGCACGATGGTCGAGGTGGCGCTGGAGGCGCCTGAGGTGAATGCGCCAGCCGAGGTGCTCGATGCCAGTGGGCGTGCGGTGCTCACGGAGCGGGTGTCCGGTCAGCGGCTGCGATTCGATGTCTCCGTGCTGAAGGCTGGGCTCTACGTGATGCGCATCGGCGATGAGGCCGTTCGCTTCGCGGTGGAGCGGTAG
- a CDS encoding CotH kinase family protein: MRSRILLSVLFTAAAIQARPQASLFDLSAVHEIRISFAEPDWRARLEDLYTEGQNGRLVGQVSINGTVLSGCGVRFKGYSSYSAGRIKNPFNIDLNHTVSGQSYQGQNKLKLSNVFQDPSFLRETLTYAIAREYMPASRTGYANVWVNDTLQGLYVITEDVGNDFLAAHFGDNDGSFVKGNPPTVDLTGDNCNLSDAPGTDSTAYFDLYELQSAHGWGHLLDLIDALNLHPDRIDSVLNVDRALWMHALNYALINFDSYVGYAQNYYLYRDRDGLWNTIPWDMNMSFGAFRLTDASTYWNGFSIAQAMNIDPLSHYNGVSVSERPLMRSLFQDPMRRRMYLAHIRAILDEHFTNGDIYQLAAQLRTLIDAHVQADPNKFYSYQGFLDNLADPVSFTITYPGIAQLMTGRAAYLQSYPGFTGQPSIGWPQTAPVDIVVGEPLTITSAISGSDTAFLAYRFGMNGRFAKTALLDDGLHGDGATDDGVYGAVITAESNLIEYYIYAENALAGEFNPRGAAYKTHRAFTRIEPGMLVINEFMADNRTQADASGATGDWIELYNASGSTISTAGLYMSDDPDDPQKWFMPGFILAPGEYLIIWADDREWVDDYHAGFKLDAEGGTLLLAYDAENVIDQVAFGQQYPIYSWARSPNGTGAFKRMAPTFKTYNHIVVGFDTDAAFQLWPNPATAQVLAFVDRDGEFEVEVFRADGRRMAGPIKRSSRQLVEVDAYGLPAGHYTLRATFGDATLSKPFIIIP; the protein is encoded by the coding sequence ATGCGGTCGCGTATCCTGCTCTCGGTCCTGTTCACGGCCGCAGCGATCCAGGCGCGGCCGCAAGCCTCCTTGTTCGACCTGAGCGCGGTGCATGAGATCCGCATCAGCTTCGCCGAGCCGGATTGGCGCGCGCGGCTCGAGGACCTCTACACGGAGGGGCAGAACGGCCGCCTCGTCGGGCAGGTGAGCATCAACGGGACGGTGCTGAGCGGCTGCGGAGTACGCTTCAAGGGCTACAGCTCGTACAGCGCCGGCCGGATCAAGAACCCGTTCAACATCGACCTCAATCACACGGTGAGCGGCCAGAGCTACCAGGGCCAGAATAAGCTCAAGCTCAGCAACGTGTTCCAGGACCCCAGCTTCCTGCGCGAGACGCTCACCTACGCGATCGCCCGCGAGTACATGCCCGCCTCGCGGACCGGCTATGCCAACGTGTGGGTGAACGACACGCTCCAGGGCCTCTATGTCATCACCGAGGATGTCGGCAACGATTTCCTCGCCGCGCATTTCGGCGACAACGACGGATCCTTCGTGAAGGGCAATCCGCCCACGGTCGACCTGACCGGCGACAACTGCAACCTGAGCGATGCGCCCGGCACCGACAGCACGGCCTACTTCGACCTGTACGAGCTTCAGAGCGCGCACGGCTGGGGCCACCTGCTCGACCTGATCGACGCGCTGAACCTACATCCCGACCGGATCGACAGCGTGCTCAATGTGGACCGTGCCCTCTGGATGCATGCGCTCAACTATGCCCTCATCAACTTCGACAGCTATGTGGGCTACGCGCAGAACTACTACCTGTACCGCGACCGCGATGGCCTGTGGAACACGATCCCATGGGACATGAACATGAGCTTCGGAGCCTTCCGGCTAACCGATGCCAGCACTTATTGGAACGGGTTCAGCATCGCGCAGGCCATGAACATCGATCCCCTGAGCCACTACAACGGCGTCAGCGTGTCGGAACGGCCGCTCATGCGCAGCCTCTTCCAGGACCCGATGCGGCGGCGCATGTACCTGGCGCACATCCGCGCGATCCTCGATGAGCATTTCACCAACGGCGATATCTACCAGCTCGCAGCGCAGCTGCGCACGCTGATCGATGCGCATGTTCAGGCCGACCCGAACAAGTTCTACAGTTACCAGGGCTTCCTCGACAACCTGGCCGACCCGGTGAGCTTCACCATCACCTATCCCGGCATCGCGCAGCTCATGACCGGGCGCGCCGCCTACCTGCAATCCTATCCGGGCTTCACCGGGCAGCCCTCGATCGGCTGGCCGCAGACCGCGCCGGTCGACATCGTGGTCGGGGAGCCCTTGACCATCACCAGCGCCATCAGCGGCAGCGACACGGCCTTCCTTGCCTACCGGTTCGGTATGAATGGTCGGTTCGCGAAGACCGCCCTGCTCGACGATGGCCTGCACGGCGACGGCGCGACGGACGATGGCGTCTACGGCGCCGTGATCACCGCCGAATCGAACCTGATCGAGTATTACATCTACGCGGAGAATGCCCTGGCGGGCGAATTCAACCCCCGTGGCGCCGCATACAAGACACACCGCGCGTTCACGCGCATCGAGCCGGGCATGCTGGTGATCAACGAGTTCATGGCCGACAACCGCACCCAAGCGGATGCCTCCGGCGCCACCGGTGATTGGATCGAGCTGTACAACGCGAGCGGCAGCACCATCAGCACGGCGGGCTTGTACATGAGCGACGATCCCGATGATCCGCAGAAGTGGTTCATGCCCGGTTTCATCCTGGCGCCCGGCGAGTACCTCATCATCTGGGCCGACGACCGCGAGTGGGTGGATGACTACCATGCCGGCTTCAAGCTCGATGCGGAAGGGGGGACCCTGCTGCTGGCGTACGATGCGGAGAACGTCATCGATCAGGTCGCTTTCGGCCAACAGTACCCGATCTACTCCTGGGCGCGGTCACCCAACGGAACGGGCGCGTTCAAGCGGATGGCACCGACCTTCAAGACCTACAACCACATCGTAGTAGGCTTCGATACCGACGCGGCTTTCCAGCTCTGGCCCAATCCGGCCACCGCGCAGGTGCTCGCCTTCGTCGACCGGGATGGCGAATTCGAGGTGGAGGTCTTCCGCGCCGATGGCCGAAGGATGGCCGGCCCGATCAAACGCAGCAGCCGTCAGCTCGTCGAAGTGGATGCCTACGGCCTTCCTGCCGGGCATTACACCTTGCGCGCCACCTTCGGCGACGCCACCCTGAGCAAACCCTTCATCATCATCCCATGA